The window YGACTCTGGAGGACCAGAGAGGAAACTTATGGTTTAGATACAACAGGAAATCCTTTTTCTGTAAAACCAGAGTTCACTGAACTCTRCTGTGAGCTTTGGTTGGATGGGAAAACAGTCCAACTGCATCTGACGTGAAACAAACCAGGAACATGGATAAAAGCAGAGATGCTCTCATCAGGTCCACAAGTTTCAACAAACATCTTTTGGAGTTTCTGAGagcaacacattttctttttccagatgGATTAAATYAATTTGTTTGTGTCTCGTTCCTAATTTCTAACTATGTTcatgttcacacagcaggtcttgataCTCAGCTCTGCTATTTTggaaatctgatgttttttcaggtcactaattaaaaacaaccacagtCAGACTTCTGTTTGAGCGACGCACATGCANNNNNNNNNNNNNNNNNNNNNNNNNNNNNNNNNNNNNNNNNNNNNNNNNNNNNNNNNNNNNNNNNNNNNNNNNNNNNNNNNNNNNNNNNNNNNNNNNNNNNNNNNNNNNNNNNNNNNNNNNNNNNNNNNNNNNNNNNNNNNNNNNNNNNNNNNNNNNNNNNNNNNNNNNNNNNNNNNNNNNNNNNNNNNNNNNNNNNNNNNNNNNNNNNNNNNNNNNNNNNNNNNNNNNNNNNNNNNNNNNNNNNNNNNNNNNNNNNNNNNNNNNNNNNNNNNNNNNNNNNNNNNNNNNNNNNNNNNNNNNNNNNNNNNNNNNNNNNNNNNNNNNNNNNNNNNNNNNNNNNNNNNNNNNNNNNNNNNNNNNNNNNNNNNNNNNNNNNNNNNNNNNNNNNNNNNNNNNNNNNNNNNNNNNNNNNNNNNNNNNNNNNNNNNNNNNNNNNNNNNNNNNNNNNNNNNNNNNNNNNNNNNNNNNNNNNNNNNNNNNNNNNNNNNNNNNNNNNNNNNNNNNNNNNNNNNNNNNNNNNNNNNNNNNNNNNNNNNNNNNNNNNNNNNNNNNNNNNNNNNNNNNNNNNNNNNNNNNNNNNNNNNNNNNNNNNNNNNNNNNNNNNNNNNNNNNNNNNNNNNNNNNNNNNNNNNNNNNNNNNNNNNNNNNNNNNNNNNNNNNNNNNNNNNNNNNNNNNNNNNNNNNNNNNNNNNNNNNNNNNNNNNNNNNNNNNNNNNNNNNNNNNNNNNNNNNNNNNNNNNNNNNNNNNNNNNNNNNNNNNNNNNNNNNNNNNNNNNNNNNNNNNNNNNNNNNNNNNNNNNNNNNNNNNNNNNNNNNNNNNNNNNNNNNNNNNNNNNNNNNNNNNNNNNNNNNNNNNNNNNNNNNNNNNNNNNNNNNNNNNNNNNNNNNNNNNNNNNNNNNNNNNNNNNNNNNNNNNNNNNNNNNNNNNNNNNNNNNNNNNNNNNNNNNNNNNNNNNNNNNNNNNNNNNNNNNNNNNNNNNNNNNNNNNNNNNNNNNNNNNNNNNNNNNNNNNNNNNNNNNNNNNNNNNNNNNNNNNNNNNNNNNNNNNNNNNNNNNNNNNNNNNNNNNNNNNNNNNNNNNNNNNNNNNNNNNNNNNNNNNNNNNNNNNNNNNNNNNNNNNNNNNNNNNNNNNNNNNNNNNNNNNNNNNNNNNNNNNNNNNNNNNNNNNNNNNNNNNNNNNNNNNNNNNNNNNNNNNNNNNNNNNNNNNNNNNNNNNNNNNNNNNNNNNNNNNNNNNNNNNNNNNNNNNNNNNNNNNNNNNNNNNNNNNNNNNNNNNNNNNNNNNNNNNNNNNNNNNNNNNNNNNNNNNNNNNNNNNNNNNNNNNNNNNNNNNNNNNNNNNNNNNNNNNNNNNNNNNNNNNNNNNNNNNNNNNNNNNNNNNNNNNNNNNNNNNNNNNNNNNNNNNNNNNNNNNNNNNNNNNNNNNNNNNNNNNNNNNNNNNNNNNNNNNNNNNNNNNNNNNNNNNNNNNNNNNNNNNNNNNNNNNNNNNNNNNNNNNNNNNNNNNNNNNNNNNNNNNNNNNNNNNNNNNNNNNNNNNNNNNNNNNNNNNNNNNNNNNNNNNNNNNNNNNNNNNNNNNNNNNNNNNNNNNNNNNNNNNNNNNNNNNNNNNNNNNNNNNNNNNNNNNNNNNNNNNNNNNNNNNNNNNNNNNNNNNNNNNNNNNNNNNNNNNNNNNNNNNNNNNNNNNNNNNNNNNNNNNNNNNNNNNNNNNNNNNNNNNNNNNNNNNNNNNNNNNNNNNNNNNNNNNNNNNNNNNNNNNNNNNNNNNNNNNNNNNNNNNNNNNNNNNNNNNNNNNNNNNNNNNNNNNNNNNNNNNNNNNNNNNNNNNNNNNNNNNNNNNNNNNNNNNNNNNNNNNNNNNNNNNNNNNNNNNNNNNNNNNNNNNNNNNNNNNNNNNNNNNNNNNNNNNNNNNNNNNNNNNNNNNNNNNNNNNNNNNNNNNNNNNNNNNNNNNNNNNNNNNNNNNNNNNNNNNNNNNNNNNNNNNNNNNNNNNNNNNNNNNNNNNNNNNNNNNNNNNNNNNNNNNNNNNNNNNNNNNNNNNNNNNNNNNNNNNNNNNNNNNNNNNNNNNNNNNNNNNNNNNNNNNNNNNNNNNNNNNNNNNNNNNNNNNNNNNNNNNNNNNNNNNNNNNNNNNNNNNNNNNNNNNNNNNNNNNNNNNNNNNNNNNNNNNNNNNNNNNNNNNNNNNNNNNNNNNNNNNNNNNNNNNNNNNNNNNNNNNNNNNNNNNNNNNNNNNNNNNNNNNNNNNNNNNNNNNNNNNNNNNNNNNNNNNNNNNNNNNNNNNNNNNNNNNNNNNNNNNNNNNNNNNNNNNNNNNNNNNNNNNNNNNNNNNNNNNNNNNNNNNNNNNNNNNNNNNNNNNNNNNNNNNNNNNNNNNNNNNNNNNNNNNNNNNNNNNNNNNNNNNNNNNNNNNNNNNNNNNNNNNNNNNNNNNNNNNNNNNNNNNNNNNNNNNNNNNNNNNNNNNNNNNNNNNNNNNNNNNNNNNNNNNNNNNNNNNNNNNNNNNNNNNNNNNNNNNNNNNNNNNNNNNNNNNNNNNNNNNNNNNNNNNNNNNNNNNNNNNNNNNNNNTGGAAATTGTGGTTGAAACAGGAAAGGTTTTATCCACAGGTTAgctgtatttcagatatttaaaacaaaaaccaatcaataattatcaatatcaacTGATATGAATTGTGATGTCCAGCCGTATCGTCCAGCCCTCATTGCAAGACGTACAGATGTTTCTACCTGCAGWTGTTGGTGAGCCATCACCGTCTGGCTTCAGATAgtcttcctcatcttcttcatcatcatcctcatcaacRTAATCTGGGCACAAAGAgaataaatgctaaatattcCGAGGAAACTAAAGGGTGGAGCGGGGATGAATGTGTCAGCGTGGTCTTACCATCCTCTGCTGTTTCAACAGCGTGTTTAATTTCCATGGGTCTCTCTATGGTGCCATAAAAATCTGCGTCTGAGTCGGAGTCACTGCAGCAACAAGGAAGATTTAatgaattacaaaataaagttgctCAAAGGAGCAACTGCTCGTGATACCTGGATAACGAGAAAAYTTATATTTACATCAAAATGCCAATATGTGGTTTATAAGATGACTATTTCTTATGAATTTTCCAGAAAAAGGATGTTCTTGCTTAAGCAATCCGGCTAACTATGTAGCTTCTAGGCTAACAGTTAGCCTAAAACCATCACCACCCCACATAGTGACAACCATATACATGGTGTACAAAACAAGTGGTCTATTTTATACCATTATATGGAAGAACCATTGACATTTTGAAAGTCAGAGCTATGTAGCTTGATAGCTTTAGCCAAAGTTTGCKACTCTTGCACTTGTATGAATCTACCAGGTTCAACATATTGGTTTGCAGTTATATTTATATAGGCTAAATGTAGTCAAAAGgttcaaacataaatacaaatgttaaGGTTCATCTGACTTATTTGTAAGTGTGAGAGTTTATTCCAGGTAGCGGGTTTCCTTCAGCAGTTCAAAGACGTGCCGACTAGATTAGCTGGAGATTAAAAATGGCCCTTTGATGTGTGAGAAACGCTGCTTGTGTCTCGTTCAgaaaccaatcaatcaatcgtTACCAGACTGGTAATTTGTGCTTTTGTAGTTTAAAGTAGTAAGTTTTACCAGATTTTTTTACCTTGAAATTTGGGCCTCTTTTCTGTCGTTATAATGATCTATTTCCCTTCGCAGATATCGCATCCATTTCTGTAAGACATGAAGCAAAATAACCAGATGTCAGCTTCTCCCTGCAGAgagcagaaacataaaactttcACAGTTCAGTGATGTTCAGCGATGTTCTCACCCTTCGCTCGTCTTCGCTGGCTGCAGAAAAATACCACGTTCTGTGTTTCTTACTGAAATGGACGATTTTAAAGGGAAAAACGTTGCTGGACGTCGTCTCCTCTGCTGCCCTCATCACTCTGTTGAATCAAACAAATGTAGGAGATTGGAGATTTATCTGTTCGTAATTATTGGGAAGTCCACTGGGTAAAGCAGCAGGTAAAACAGATGCTGTTCTGAATRCATCTTGTTCATTGCATTTGGTTYATCAAGCTACTGGTTTGGTTAAATTGCATCAATATCTCCTCAAAAAGTTTAGCGTTTATTGAGGAtcttttcacacctgatagtctgatAGATTCGGTTTGACTGGGGACCAAAACggcaacatttgtttcattttcagctgcagYTTTCTTTCAGACctctctgagtcaaaccaaatAGAGCAacatgttcccctcctggcctgtKggggcgctgcaccaaggaCCAACaaaggaaacaacataaaaacctctgaaggagACACTGAcctcaaaatgcaaacaaaaatggagtggcgtcagattttagtgcttggaggatttctcttttgtctttggctaaaAGCCATGAGCCATTTCTACTGCTAGCGSTAGgctaacatgtttgttttggttgtatttacccagaatgccgtacttcagtccacttcctgcttttggagtggtttTTAGTCAGCTTAGCGTTCACATATGAATTCAACCATAGTTCAGCCAACCCGAGACCTAGATTTGTCGGTGGACCAGACTTTTTGGACCGCctcaaacaaactggactttctggTCAAATTAACTAGAGTTGGACTAAAGCGAAMCAAACATGGCTGGTATGAATGATTCACCTTAGAAAAGAACCAAAAGCTCATTTAAAGTGGTCTCATTATGCTTGTTTTGGGAATACCAGGCATTTGGGCTAATACCAGCCAAAAGTGCTAGCTCTAGCCCAAATGCTAAAGCTACTTTGTTTATAAATCAAGCAAAATCTGTGAAACAAGCCATAAACGTTGTTGATATTCGCTGTGGTTAATTTTTACTAACCTGTTGTAGCCGTTGAGAGAGAACGCCCCCTGTGGTGAAGGAGAGGTACTGCTTTTGAAGTAGTAAACGCAACNNNNNNNNNNNNNNNNNNNNNNNNNNNNNNNNNNNNNNNNNNNNNNNNNNNNNNNNNNNNNNNNNNNNNNNNNNNNNNNNNNNNNNNNNNNNNNNNNNNNNNNNNNNNNNNNNNNNNNNNNNNNNNNNNNNNNNNNNNNNNNNNNNNNNNNNNNNNNNNNNNNNNNNNNNNNNNNNNNNNNNNNNNNNNNNNNNNNNNNNNNNNNNNNNNNNNNNNNNNNNNNNNNNNNNNNNNNNNNNNNNNNNNNNNNNNNNNNNNNNNNNNNNNNNNNNNNNNNNNNNNNNNNNNNNNNNNNNNNNNNNNNNNNNNNNNNNNNNNNNNNNNNNNNNNNNNNNNNNNNNNNNNNNNNNNNNNNNNNNNNNNNNNNNNNNNNNNNNNNNNNNNNNNNNNNNNNNNNNNNNNNNNNNNNNNNNNNNNNNNNNNNNNNNNNNNNNNNNNNNNNNNNNNNNNNNNNNNNNNNNNNNNNNNNNNNNNNNNNNNNNNNNNNNNNNNNNNNNNNNNNNNNNNNNNNNNNNNNNNNNNNNNNNNNNNNNNNNNNNNNNNNNNNNNNNNNNNNNNNNNNNNNNNNNNNNNNNNNNNNNNNNNNNNNNNNNNNNNNNNNNNNNNNNNNNNNNNNNNNNNNNNNNNNNNNNNNNNNNNNNNNNNNNNNNNNNNNNNNNNNNNNNNNNNNNNNNNNNNNNNNNNNNNNNNNNNNNNNNNNNNNNNNNNNNNNNNNNNNNNNNNNNNNNNNNNNNNNNNNNNNNNNNNNNNNNNNNNNNNNNNNNNNNNNNNNNNNNNNNNNNNNNNNNNNNNNNNNNNNNNNNNNNNNNNNNNNNNNNNNNNNNNNNNNNNNNNNNNNNNNNNNNNNNNNNNNNNNNNNNNNNNNNNNNNNNNNNNNNNNNNNNNNNNNNNNNNNNNNNNNNNNNNNNNNNNNNNNNNNNNNNNNNNNNNNNNNNNNNNNNNNNNNNNNNNNNNNNNNNNNNNNNNNNNNNNNNNNNNNNNNNNNNNNNNNNNNNNNNNNNNNNNNNNNNNNNNNNNNNNNNNNNNNNNNNNNNNNNNNNNNNNNNNNGTGCGTGTGTGTTGGAGAGCACAAAGTAAACACTCTTAATGAAGTTTTGATCTCCAAATGTGTTTATGAGTCGTTTCCAGTATATCAACACAATCAGGAGCTCAGACGGAAAGCGGGTGTGGTTGGTTCTGAGTGTCTGAAGTCCAAAACCAAAAGAACTGGAACAACTTCAGGAGAAAGTACTGAAAACGTGgtttttataaaactatttatttcattggtttattttgagTGTCTATACCAAGCTGACTTTTATAAATCTACATCTGGGTCGTAACAAAGTTCAGTCTGGTTAGAAACCGCTCACTGTTCCTGTCTGGCCAGCCGTTTaccattttttgtcaaattagtTTCTACCTTTCTGGTTTTCCTGTCCTACTAACCTTTTTCAAGTAGTTCAGTTTAGTGTTTTTacctacttaaaaaaaaaattacaaaatctttCTTTAGATACTCCAACAACTCATTTAGGTCTCTGGAAACTGTTMGCTTGACTTTCCTTTTTGGTGGatttgctgttttctgctggatttC of the Poecilia reticulata strain Guanapo linkage group LG12, Guppy_female_1.0+MT, whole genome shotgun sequence genome contains:
- the LOC103474043 gene encoding SH3 domain-binding protein 2, whose translation is VYYFKSSTSPSPQGAFSLNGYNRVMRAAEETTSSNVFPFKIVHFSKKHRTWYFSAASEDERRKWMRYLRREIDHYNDRKEAQISSDSDSDADFYGTIERPMEIKHAVETAEDDYVDEDDDEEDEEDYLKPDGDGSPTXAGRNICTSCNEGWTIRLDITIHISMQWICFSNERFLVRRASPDGQSFRLLGEEIPADIRKKPKSSKHGHDSDDDYENVSNLQITLSSFWAFSLSFVLVVWDVAINKARNYRLFEEDDSIFLESDLTFPHLAALVEHYYNHPLPHHGSLCLQKPYAKVLSS